The following proteins are co-located in the Tiliqua scincoides isolate rTilSci1 chromosome 8, rTilSci1.hap2, whole genome shotgun sequence genome:
- the LOC136659338 gene encoding uroplakin-3b-like protein 1: MAALPLVVVAVVATVAINAVGAQGPPESYKPHLTTQNIEGRITGSTFVLDQPRCVFDDSVDTSEGIWLVVAKSDAVSNFKNPSSAEELPYQSFNNNSYYMTLDAGLWNYPCPAQSGELTLLRVGDEPDCVKEVSRPDCNGPLPGPGPYRVRFLAMDDKGVTAKTDWSDEITLIQAKDYNTIETAPKRRSAGMIAIATILSILFAILLAALIAALVYKYTDVCGNADIRTINEPATVTRYTTHHVYDQAPYKSFQEPAADLAQDKGGKCPGRWVRAPLGLCGNPH, encoded by the exons ATGGCAGCTCTTCCACTGGTGGTAGTGGCCGTGGTGGCAACGGTGGCCATCAACGCAGTGGGAGCTCAAG GACCCCCTGAGTCCTACAAGCCCCATCTGACAACTCAGAACATAGAAGGAAGAATCACCGGCTCCACATTTGTCTTGGATCAGCCACGCTGTGTTTTCGACGACAGTGTGGATACCAGTGAAGGCATCTGGCTGGTGGTCGCCAAGAGCGATG CAGTAAGCAATTTCAAGAACCCCAGCTCTGCTGAGGAACTGCCCTACCAGTCGTTCAACAATAATTCCTATTACATGACCCTCGATGCCGGCCTGTGGAATTACCCCTGCCCAGCACAATCAGGCGAGCTCACCCTCCTCCGGGTCGGAGATGAACCCGACTGTGTCAAGGAAGTCTCAAGACCGGACTGCAATGGGCCTCTCCCTGGGCCCGGGCCTTACAG GGTCAGGTTTCTGGCCATGGACGACAAAGGAGTCACGGCCAAGACAGACTGGTCAGATGAGATCACGCTGATTCAAG CGAAGGATTACAACACCATTGAAACAGCGCCGAAACGGCGGAGCGCCGGGATGATTGCCATCGCCACCATCCTCTCCATCCTCTTCGCCATCCTCTTGGCTGCCCTCATTGCTGCCTTAGTCTACAAATA CACCGACGTCTGTGGCAATGCTGATATCAGGACCATTAATGAGCCAGCGACGGTAACTCGCTACACCACCCACCATGTCTATGACCAAGCACCATACAAGTC cttccaggagccagcagcagacctagcacaggacaaagggggcaaatgccctgggcgctgggTTCGCGCACCTCTAGGACTGTGTGGGAatcctcactga
- the LOC136659339 gene encoding uroplakin-3b-like, with protein sequence MDSVVLLLFLAATGTIADIGDYSLLPDLRDSLFTLSLPLSPELIPYNPHVTEQNMKGKITGSTFALELPTCVFDPLVSASDNIWLVVTFANATATFQNPTNPQQIPPYEDLHSTYGYMTMKSTISQYPCSKGRSGGVLRVGNESACKKDNSRTNCNGPLPSPGPYRVKFLAMNATSIKAETRWSASIRLNEGQAWKTVDTWPGRRSGDMIVITVILSSLCGVVTAGFLMTVCYECLKLWHNGPPENHEEQQRPEAFQASRYDTHHIPPAPPMPPPPPAADLPAPPLISAAS encoded by the exons ATGGACTCTGTCGTTCTGCTTCTCTTCCTGGCTGCTACTGGGACCATCGCCGACATTGGTGATTATTCTCTG CTGCCTGACCTTAGGGACTCActattcactctctctctccctctctccccagagTTGATCCCCTACAATCCTCATGTTACTGAGCAGAACATGAAAGGAAAGATTACAGGTAGCACTTTTGCCCTGGAACTCCCAACCTGTGTCTTTGACCCGCTCGTCAGTGCCTCGGACAACATCTGGCTGGTGGTGACCTTCGCGAATG CCACAGCCACCTTCCAAAACCCCACGAACCCTCAGCAGATCCCACCCTACGAAGATTTGCACTCCACTTATGGCTACATGACCATGAAGTCCACCATCTCCCAGTACCCCTGTAGCAAAGGCAGGAGTGGGGGCGTGCTCCGGGTCGGCAATGAATCAGCCTGCAAGAAGGACAACAGCCGGACCAACTGCAACGGCCCGCTGCCTTCCCCAGGCCCTTACAG GGTGAAATTCCTCGCCATGAATGCCACCAGCATCAAAGCAGAAACAAGATGGTCTGCATCCATCAGGCTGAACGAAG GCCAAGCATGGAAAACAGTGGACACTTGGCCTGGGAGGCGTAGCGGAGACATGATCGTCATCACCGTCATCCTCTCTTCCCTCTGTGGTGTGGTCACAGCTGGTTTTCTTATGACAGTCTGCTACGAATG CCTCAAGCTTTGGCACAACGGGCCCCCAGAGAACCATGAGGAGCAGCAGCGACCAGAGGCCTTCCAGGCCAGCCGCTACGACACCCACCACATTCCCCCTGCCCCGCCAATGCCGCCACCACCTCCCGCTGCAGACCTGCCTGCACCTCCGCTCATTTCTGCTGCCTCTTAG